One region of Pogoniulus pusillus isolate bPogPus1 chromosome 19, bPogPus1.pri, whole genome shotgun sequence genomic DNA includes:
- the LOC135184145 gene encoding cis-aconitate decarboxylase-like — MVYLTLQKSQKVLATSRQLHKTAAHASPSQFGSTVSFSSRCSEPSSVKKLSRRTLIFSSSSLLLSCVGSIEMYFTELLRGVDFVPVSHGDDDILSCVYKWFLDSWALVVARSTPEETVTGSFASFIHAVRPEHLSKTVCHRSKRMILDSIGVGLVGSTTPVFDIALQYCRELYSPVAVSSVYGKPGVKLSPTLAAFTNGVATHSMDFDDTWHPATHPSGAVLPALLAASQMLPAGTKPNGMDFLLAFNVGLEVQGRLMHFSTEAHNIPRRFHPPSVVGTMGSAAATAKLLSLSTAQCTHALGIAASLAGAPMANAATQAKPLHIGNATRLGFEAALLAARGMEANPLILDEIPGCSGFSVFYGVYQPKPLSTPSEQHEFLLEKQDIAFKRFPAHLGMHWVVDAALSVRNLFINYAGSFSPSLIRTIVLKIPVSKYINRPFPSSEHQARHSFQFNACAALLDGEMGLSSFAETSIHRQELRELLDKVVVEHPEDNVANFDKMYGEVALLLHSGDVLTGKCDTFYGHWRKPLSTESLLKKFRSNASHVLPEEKIEAIITMVDNLENLSDSSQLACSL; from the exons ATGGTCTACTTAACCTTGCAG AAATCCCAGAAGGTCTTGGCAACCTCCCGGCAACTTCACAAAACTGCTGCTCACG CCTCTCCATCCCAGTTTGGCTCCACTGTTTCCTTCTCCTCGAGGTGCTCAGAGCCCTCCTCTGTGAAGAAGCTCTCGAGGAGGACACTGATTTTCAGCAGTagcagccttctgctgagctgtgtgggTTCTATAGAGATGTACTTTACAGAGCTGCTGCGAGGGGTGGATTTTGTCCCCGTGAGTCATGGTGATGATGACATTCTCAGCTGTGTTTACAAGTGGTTTTTAGACTCCTGGGCTCTAG TGGTGGCCAGGAGCACTCCAGAGGAGACTGTGACTGGCAGCTTTGCCTCCTTCATCCATGCAGTCAGACCAGAGCACTTGTCCAAGACTGTTTGTCACAGAAGCAAGAGGATGATCCTGGACAGCATTGGGGTTGGCCTTGTGGGCAGCACCACACCTGTCTTCGATATTGCTCTGCAGTACTGCCGG GAGCTCTACTCTCCAGTCGCTGTCAGCTCTGTCTATGGCAAGCCAGGTGTGAAGCTGTCCCCAACACTGGCTGCCTTCACCAATGGAGTGGCG ACTCACTCCATGGACTTCGATGATACCTGGCACCCTGCTACTCACCCCTCAGGAGCTGTTCTGCCAGCTCTTCTGGCAGCTTCCCAGATGCTACCTGCAGGCACAAAACCCAATGGTATGGACTTCTTGCTGGCCTTTAATGTGGGCCTGGAAGTTCAAGGAAGGCTCATGCATTTCTCCACTGAGGCTCACAACATCCCAAGAAG GTTCCACCCTCCCTCGGTGGTGGGGACcatgggcagtgctgcagccactgccaagctgctgtccctcagcacgGCCCAGTGCACCCACGCTCTGGGCATTGCCGCATCGCTTGCGGGGGCACCCATGGCCAACGCTGCCACCCAAGCCAAGCCACTGCACATCGGCAATGCCACCCGCCTGGGCTtcgaggcagctctgctggctgcccgAGGGATGGAGGCCAACCCCTTAATCCTGGATGAGatccctggctgctctgggtTCAGTGTCTTCTATGGCGTCtatcaacccaaaccactctccaCGCCAAGTGAGCAGCATGAGTTCCTCCTGGAGAAGCAGGATATTGCTTTCAAGAGGTTCCCAGCCCACCTGGGGATGCACTGGGTGGTGGATGCTGCCTTGTCTGTGCGGAACCTCTTCATCAACTACGCAGggtccttctctccctctttgaTCCGCACCATCGTGCTGAAGATCCCAGTGTCCAAGTACATCAAccggcccttccccagctcggAGCACCAGGCCAGACACTCGTTCCAGTTCAATGCCTGCGCTGCCCTGCTGGATGGTGAGATGGGGCTCAGCTCCTTCGCAGAGACCAGCATCCACCGGCAGGAGCTGCGGGAGCTGCTGGAcaaggtggtggtggagcaCCCTGAAGACAACGTGGCCAACTTCGATAAGATGTACGGAGAGGTAGCGCTGCTCCTGCACAGCGGAGATGTCCTCACCGGCAAATGTGACACTTTCTACGGCCACTGGAGGAAGCCtctgagcacagaatcactcctGAAGAAGTTTCGATCCAATGCCTCTCACGTGCTCCCAGAGGAAAAAATAGAAGCCATCATCACCATGGTGGACAACCTGGAGAACCTGTCCGACAGCTCCCAGCTGGCGTGCAGCCTCTGA
- the GLOD5 gene encoding glyoxalase domain-containing protein 5, which yields MNIKQAAGRGQSQGNHLAPDCPSSWSSLAGPEIMSWKEKQVSPPPCFIQHLDHLVLTVKSIEDTVAFYSKVLGMQVVTFKGNRKALHFGNQKFNLHEAGKELEPKAQCPVPGSADLCLITEVALDQMLDHLKACGVPIEEGPVDRTGAMGPITSIYFRDPDGNLIEVSKY from the exons ATGAACATTAAGCAG GCTGCAGGAAGGGGACAGTCACAAGGGAACCATCTGGCACCAGATTGCCCAAGCTCTTGGTCCTCTCTTGCAG GCCCTGAGATAATGTCCTGGAAGGAGAAGCAAGTGAGTCCACCCCCATGTTTCATCCAGCACCTGGACCACCTCGTGTTGACTGTGAAGAGCATTGAGGACACTGTGGCCTTTTATTCCAAAGTCTTGGGCATGCAGGTGGTGACTTTCAAG GGGAATCGCaaagctctgcactttggcaacCAGAAGTTCAACCTGCATGAGGCTGGCAAGGAGCTGGAACCCAAGGCTCAGTGCCCAGTCCCTGGCTCTGCAGATCTCTGCCTTATCACAGAGGTGGCCCTGGACCAGATGCTGGATCATCTGAAG GCCTGTGGGGTGCCTATTGAAGAAGGTCCTGTGGACAGAACCGGTGCCATGGGTCCAATAACTTCCATCTACTTCCGAGACCCTGATGGGAACCTGATTGAGGTTTCCAAGTACTGA